The window AATAGCTTCCAATATATTGGCATAAAACCCCATAAAACATATGCCAGTACTACAAATATGATTCCTTGTTTTTCTTCCGTTTTCAATTAGAACACCTCTTTACTTTGTGACTCGAAATATTAAACTATTATATTGCTTTAAATCGTTAAAGTAAATAAGAAAACACGGAGAGATAATTTCTCTTCGTGTTTTCTTATTAGGTTTTAACTCATAAACTTACTTTTTACTTTGTTCTTTCTGCCGTAAATCTAATCTTCTAATTTTCCCAGATGTTGTTTTTGGTAATTCCTCGATAAATTCGATTTCCCTTGGATATTTATAAGGAGCGGTTATTTGTTTCACATGATTTTGTAATTCTTTTATTAACTCCTCAGAACCTACTATAGATGCATCACGTAATACAACAAATGCTTTAACAATACTTCCTCTTTCCGGGTGTGGTGTTCCGACTACAGCGCATTCTTGCACTGCTGGATGTTTCGTCAATGCATCTTCTACTTCAAATGGTCCAATTGTGTATCCTGAACTGATAATAATATCGTCTCGACGGCCTTCAAACCAGAAGTAACCATCCTCATCCTTTTTCGCCCGGTCACCTGTAATATAGTAATCTCCTCTAAATTGCATAGAGGTTCTTTCAGGATCTTTTAAGTATTCTTTAAATAATGCTGGCGTTTCTAGATGAACAGCTATATCTCCAACTTCTCCAGAGGCACAAATTTGACCTAAGTCATTGATAATATCAACTGTATTTCCTGGCGTTGGTTTGCCCATTGAACCAGGTCTTGCCTCCATGCCCTTCATCGTTCCTACAAGTAACGTATTTTCAGTTTGGCCATAGCCATCTCGGACCTCTAAAGCAAATACTTTATCGAAAGTTTCAATTACCTCTCGATTCAACGGTTCCCCTGCAGAAACAGCACTATGAAGTGAAGTAAGATTATACTCGTTTAAATTATCTACTTTAGCCATAATTCGATACTCGGTAGGCGTACAACAAAGAACATTAACTTTCTTCTCTTGTATAATTTTAAGGTATGTTTTAGGTTCAAACTTCCCGTTATAAACATAGCCGATTGCACCACTACCTAACGTAGCTAAGAAAGGACTCCAAATCCATTTTTGCCAGCCTGGACTTGCTGTTGCCCACACAACATCTCCCTCTTGAATTGCCAACCAGTTTGGTCCAGAGGTGCGTAAATGCGCA is drawn from Psychrobacillus sp. INOP01 and contains these coding sequences:
- the mbcS gene encoding acyl-CoA synthetase MbcS, giving the protein MNKQDLIAPEHYNLVTEFEKYAVDEKKLALIWESDDGQQKKSTYKNLIQKANKIANLFTRKGLQKGDVVLIMVPRLIEAYEIYIAALKAGLVVIPSSEMLRAKDIEYRLTHSEAKAIIAYEPFLDQFEEVRNLDDQLLFVIGNKKDNWISLTEEIQAESDEFQTIDTLKDDMAFLSYTSGTTGNPKGVVHTHGWAFAHLRTSGPNWLAIQEGDVVWATASPGWQKWIWSPFLATLGSGAIGYVYNGKFEPKTYLKIIQEKKVNVLCCTPTEYRIMAKVDNLNEYNLTSLHSAVSAGEPLNREVIETFDKVFALEVRDGYGQTENTLLVGTMKGMEARPGSMGKPTPGNTVDIINDLGQICASGEVGDIAVHLETPALFKEYLKDPERTSMQFRGDYYITGDRAKKDEDGYFWFEGRRDDIIISSGYTIGPFEVEDALTKHPAVQECAVVGTPHPERGSIVKAFVVLRDASIVGSEELIKELQNHVKQITAPYKYPREIEFIEELPKTTSGKIRRLDLRQKEQSKK